The following coding sequences lie in one Armatimonadota bacterium genomic window:
- the cas5e gene encoding type I-E CRISPR-associated protein Cas5/CasD — MTDYLLFRLYGPMAAWGDIAVGEFRPTFGHPSKSAVLGMVAAALGIRRDEETSQQAIASGYALAVRVEVPGTPLRDYHTVQVPPASTSRVFATRKDELATQRENLGTILSSRDYRCDAVYTVCLWPTTASLPQSLPQLAAALANPVFTLYLGRKSCPMALPLQAQVVEASNLREAFRNARFHDAQFLEGLSRPGSVEVYWEGDEASGFQTVHTIERRDAFTSRRRWQFTVRTERYATETALEKQEG; from the coding sequence ATGACAGATTATCTTCTGTTTCGCCTCTATGGCCCGATGGCCGCATGGGGGGATATCGCCGTGGGTGAATTCAGGCCGACGTTTGGCCATCCGTCCAAATCTGCTGTTCTAGGAATGGTGGCTGCTGCGCTCGGCATTCGCCGAGATGAAGAAACATCCCAGCAAGCTATAGCGAGCGGATACGCGCTGGCAGTTCGAGTGGAGGTTCCAGGTACGCCACTCCGTGACTATCACACGGTGCAGGTTCCCCCTGCTTCTACTAGTCGGGTATTTGCGACACGGAAAGATGAGTTGGCCACGCAAAGGGAGAATCTGGGAACGATTTTATCCAGTCGAGATTACCGGTGCGACGCTGTCTACACCGTATGTCTGTGGCCCACCACAGCTTCTTTGCCACAGTCGCTCCCGCAGCTTGCAGCTGCATTGGCTAACCCTGTTTTCACTTTATACCTTGGTCGTAAGTCGTGTCCAATGGCATTGCCGCTTCAAGCGCAGGTTGTCGAAGCGAGCAATCTTCGGGAGGCCTTCCGAAATGCTCGTTTCCATGATGCACAATTTCTTGAGGGCTTGAGCCGTCCAGGTTCCGTAGAAGTGTATTGGGAGGGTGATGAAGCTAGCGGTTTCCAGACTGTACATACTATCGAACGGCGCGATGCTTTTACAAGTAGACGCCGGTGGCAATTTACAGTCCGAACAGAGAGATATGCTACGGAGACAGCGCTTGAGAAACAGGAGGGATGA
- a CDS encoding AAA family ATPase, translating to MEPESGSHARRMLDKLAESLPEDDPQVQNYVSALRKELASDEAEKEEASKTLKAYEEAYEKLTAPANKIGVFLRSLDDGKVLIALGDTEYVALVDPKMNEGDLKAGARVMLNDAYAVIGVVPTAPIGDVHKINEVMDDGRLRVGADVQGGHGRVVQLSEELKETKLSIGDEIRLDQTGRLAIEHFPRQETREYFVEEVPETPWSAIGGQEKAIELIRETIELPMLHPEVYKKFDKKPIKGILLYGPPGCGKTLLGKAVAYNLAKDYSKQAGKEVKEYFMHISGPKILNMWLGETERMVREIFATAREKAKEGRLVVIFMDEAESVLRTRSTGRTLNISNTVVPQFCAELDGMVSLENVVLILTSNRPDYIDPAVLRPERIDRKVKIGRPTREASRDILSIYLHDRLPFDPDLLKEQAGEPECARIALVESTLAYLWREKRETEFLKVALRNGTTNILHWHDLVSGALLKSIVDRAKDSAIRRDIASPDADHGLSEADMHDAVDAEYAENEIFPKSDAVADWLKLLDFEPESVATVKPIGPDKGHDYVRNIVT from the coding sequence ATGGAGCCAGAATCCGGTAGCCACGCGCGACGCATGCTCGACAAGCTTGCCGAGTCTCTGCCCGAAGACGACCCGCAGGTGCAGAACTACGTCAGCGCCCTGCGCAAGGAGCTGGCCAGCGACGAGGCGGAAAAGGAAGAGGCGAGCAAGACGCTCAAGGCTTACGAGGAGGCGTACGAAAAGCTCACTGCTCCCGCGAACAAGATCGGCGTGTTCCTGCGATCGCTGGACGACGGCAAGGTTCTCATCGCGCTCGGCGACACCGAGTACGTCGCCCTAGTCGATCCAAAGATGAATGAGGGCGACTTGAAGGCAGGCGCGCGGGTCATGCTCAACGACGCGTACGCCGTGATCGGGGTCGTGCCGACTGCCCCAATAGGCGACGTGCACAAGATCAACGAGGTGATGGACGACGGCCGGCTGAGGGTCGGCGCAGACGTGCAAGGCGGTCACGGTCGCGTCGTGCAACTATCAGAAGAGCTAAAAGAGACGAAGTTGAGCATCGGCGACGAGATACGGCTCGACCAGACCGGCCGGCTGGCGATCGAGCACTTCCCGAGGCAGGAGACCAGGGAGTACTTCGTCGAGGAGGTGCCCGAAACCCCGTGGTCGGCGATCGGTGGCCAGGAGAAGGCGATCGAGCTGATCCGCGAGACCATCGAGCTGCCGATGCTGCACCCCGAGGTATATAAGAAGTTCGACAAGAAGCCGATCAAGGGCATCCTGCTCTACGGCCCTCCGGGCTGCGGCAAGACGCTGCTCGGCAAGGCCGTCGCGTACAACCTGGCGAAGGACTACTCGAAGCAGGCGGGCAAGGAGGTGAAGGAGTACTTCATGCACATCTCTGGCCCGAAGATCCTGAACATGTGGCTCGGTGAGACTGAGCGCATGGTGCGCGAGATATTCGCCACCGCCCGCGAGAAGGCGAAGGAAGGGCGGCTTGTCGTGATCTTCATGGACGAGGCCGAATCGGTTCTCCGCACACGTTCGACCGGTCGCACGCTGAACATCAGCAACACCGTTGTGCCGCAGTTCTGCGCCGAGCTCGACGGGATGGTGTCGCTGGAGAACGTCGTGCTGATCCTGACGAGCAACAGGCCGGACTACATCGACCCGGCGGTGCTGCGACCGGAGCGCATCGACCGCAAGGTGAAGATCGGACGTCCGACGCGAGAGGCTTCCAGGGACATCCTGTCGATCTACCTGCACGATCGCCTGCCCTTCGACCCCGATCTGCTGAAGGAGCAGGCTGGTGAACCCGAATGCGCGCGCATCGCGCTGGTCGAATCGACCTTGGCCTACCTCTGGCGAGAGAAGCGTGAGACGGAGTTCCTCAAGGTCGCGCTCCGCAACGGAACGACCAACATCCTCCACTGGCACGACCTCGTCAGCGGGGCTCTGCTCAAGTCGATCGTCGACCGCGCCAAGGACTCGGCGATCCGCCGCGACATAGCCTCGCCAGACGCCGACCACGGACTCAGCGAGGCCGATATGCACGACGCGGTCGATGCGGAGTACGCGGAGAACGAGATCTTCCCGAAGTCCGACGCCGTCGCCGACTGGCTGAAACTGCTCGACTTCGAGCCCGAGAGCGTCGCCACGGTCAAACCGATCGGGCCGGACAAAGGCCACGACTACGTTCGCAATATCGTGACGTAG
- a CDS encoding diguanylate cyclase codes for MRTLQELDLIPVWVNPTHLISTAIHVMQGHRQRALAVIDDSGVVGYVNLERALGMPKDAKVQTIVQPLSAQFDHSVTIRTAAKRFIEEDLSFATVYEASEFCGILSANMLLQELGRSWDPLTSLPWSNRLRDWATKALADGREITVVFLDINDFGAYNKKHGHIVGDRILKRIADLLTGHVDRRQEICVRYGGDEFAIGTTLNRFAAEKKYGGIEDMSIAVEGVPDPVTIAVGFAGGKRTRDREHSHIASMVDNLINLASKECMARKLDPSRKRVAPAPETEGEEPARKDLEASVQPSVPASVPEVSTAAETHVRLVSADAENRDQPVVVTISVGGSDATGVVTKSEGSLDGAIAEATAHALERLQPSAEVTISEVLTSKTTDGAKMVTVVGNCILEGVQYSIAASRVEGGDRSRAIADAVVGAFLSIRKPPPEGKRISFEDLG; via the coding sequence ATGCGTACGCTGCAAGAGCTGGACTTGATCCCCGTTTGGGTGAACCCAACGCACTTGATATCAACGGCGATTCACGTGATGCAGGGGCATAGACAGCGCGCCTTAGCCGTCATCGACGACTCGGGCGTGGTCGGCTACGTCAACCTCGAGCGAGCGCTTGGAATGCCGAAGGACGCGAAGGTGCAGACGATCGTCCAGCCACTTTCAGCGCAGTTCGATCATTCGGTCACGATCCGTACGGCCGCGAAGCGGTTCATCGAGGAGGACCTTAGTTTCGCGACGGTGTACGAAGCGAGCGAGTTCTGTGGGATCTTGAGCGCGAACATGCTGTTGCAGGAGCTCGGTCGGTCGTGGGATCCGCTGACGAGCCTGCCGTGGAGCAACCGCCTGCGCGATTGGGCCACCAAGGCCTTGGCCGATGGGCGTGAGATCACAGTCGTGTTCCTGGACATAAACGACTTTGGCGCGTACAACAAGAAGCACGGGCACATCGTCGGCGACAGAATCCTCAAGCGCATCGCAGACCTGCTAACCGGTCACGTGGATCGTCGACAGGAGATATGCGTGCGGTACGGCGGTGACGAGTTCGCGATCGGCACGACGCTGAACCGGTTCGCCGCCGAGAAGAAGTACGGCGGAATCGAAGACATGAGCATCGCCGTGGAGGGGGTTCCTGATCCAGTTACGATAGCGGTTGGATTTGCCGGCGGCAAGCGAACTCGCGACCGAGAGCACTCACACATCGCATCGATGGTCGACAACCTGATCAATTTGGCTAGCAAGGAGTGCATGGCCAGGAAGCTCGACCCGTCTCGCAAGCGCGTTGCGCCTGCGCCCGAAACGGAGGGCGAGGAGCCGGCGCGCAAGGATCTAGAGGCAAGCGTGCAGCCATCGGTTCCTGCCTCCGTGCCCGAGGTTTCCACGGCGGCGGAAACGCATGTGCGGCTCGTATCTGCTGACGCCGAAAACCGCGACCAGCCGGTGGTCGTCACGATCAGCGTTGGCGGTAGTGACGCGACTGGCGTCGTGACCAAGAGCGAAGGGTCGCTGGACGGCGCTATCGCTGAGGCGACCGCGCACGCGCTCGAACGCCTTCAGCCCTCCGCAGAGGTCACGATTTCAGAGGTGCTGACCAGCAAGACCACCGACGGCGCGAAAATGGTGACGGTCGTCGGGAACTGCATCCTCGAAGGCGTCCAATACTCGATCGCAGCGAGCCGCGTCGAGGGCGGTGATCGCTCGCGCGCCATCGCAGACGCGGTTGTCGGCGCGTTCCTCAGCATCCGCAAGCCCCCGCCCGAGGGAAAGAGGATCAGCTTCGAGGACTTGGGCTGA
- a CDS encoding DUF1573 domain-containing protein, with protein sequence MPISTPPGTSQAFQSTVRTIADATQSGEWDQARALLNRLPSQNVTVEWREAELPEGQRPMWKEARDEAFVDWMRAIKGLKIELGANPGVLFSFVEKLPPAEGESTPAGAVYFVSPSADEVRLEAVLSLNRSLSNLPVRKREVHNEVSFAMGAYFGLARAPNIGSVMFRIEGFYPKASMVTIAEAKIVLSTLRLSNQIRQAVADRKVIALGEPRLFVTPTKLTPKPVLQAEPMAFSIQISNRGTAPLEFYLVPDCNCFRIGKYEKVVSPGKTVIVPIQINTINFVGELHKTLVLFSNDSSAAVTHLKMDTVVTRAYEFLDPKGVSTVLLTDSGAVHEVYLAIEPGVELKPTKIAVSGMSVEVYMEEFSGTVQFGPRPEDARKIEGYKVSLLFKPTIPLGQMSVSIQIATAHPIFRTLVHNLQVQKGIVATPRRVYFGEIVQGVHQAWTLLVRPGKPFKILRVETSSNILKAEVIPMSDPSKYRIVVKYMGNAPIGGFREAVIVYTDDPDQPEIRIPVEGVVR encoded by the coding sequence GTGCCCATCAGCACTCCACCTGGAACCAGTCAGGCGTTCCAAAGCACTGTTCGCACGATTGCAGATGCTACTCAAAGCGGAGAATGGGACCAAGCGAGGGCGCTCCTGAACCGCTTGCCTAGCCAGAACGTCACCGTCGAATGGCGGGAGGCGGAGCTTCCAGAAGGTCAGCGCCCAATGTGGAAGGAAGCTCGCGACGAAGCGTTCGTGGATTGGATGCGAGCAATAAAGGGCCTGAAGATCGAGCTTGGGGCGAACCCCGGAGTGCTTTTCAGCTTCGTGGAAAAGCTGCCGCCAGCCGAAGGCGAGTCAACTCCAGCCGGGGCCGTTTACTTCGTCTCTCCGTCTGCCGACGAAGTAAGGCTCGAGGCAGTTCTGTCGCTCAATCGGTCGTTGAGCAATTTGCCAGTGCGAAAACGCGAGGTCCACAACGAAGTCTCCTTTGCGATGGGCGCGTACTTCGGTTTGGCCAGGGCTCCGAACATCGGCAGCGTCATGTTTCGGATCGAGGGGTTCTATCCCAAGGCGTCGATGGTCACGATCGCCGAGGCGAAAATCGTCCTTTCGACCCTGCGTCTGTCGAATCAGATTCGGCAGGCCGTCGCTGACCGCAAAGTGATCGCGTTAGGCGAACCGCGGCTTTTCGTGACTCCGACGAAACTAACTCCAAAGCCGGTTTTGCAGGCCGAGCCGATGGCGTTTTCTATTCAGATTTCAAATCGCGGAACGGCGCCACTCGAGTTCTATCTCGTCCCGGACTGTAACTGCTTCAGGATCGGCAAGTACGAAAAGGTCGTATCTCCTGGCAAGACGGTGATCGTGCCGATCCAGATCAATACGATCAACTTTGTCGGGGAGCTGCACAAGACGCTTGTGCTGTTCTCCAACGACTCGAGCGCGGCGGTAACGCACCTTAAAATGGACACGGTCGTTACCCGGGCGTACGAATTCCTCGATCCGAAGGGTGTTTCGACCGTGCTGCTCACGGACAGCGGGGCGGTACACGAGGTGTATCTCGCTATCGAACCGGGCGTCGAGCTGAAACCAACAAAGATCGCCGTATCAGGCATGTCTGTCGAGGTGTACATGGAGGAGTTTTCGGGCACCGTGCAGTTCGGGCCAAGGCCGGAGGACGCGCGAAAGATCGAAGGGTACAAAGTGTCGCTGCTCTTTAAACCCACCATTCCGCTTGGTCAGATGTCGGTCTCGATACAGATAGCCACCGCTCACCCGATTTTCCGAACGCTCGTTCACAACTTGCAGGTTCAGAAAGGGATCGTTGCGACTCCGAGGCGCGTGTATTTCGGCGAAATCGTGCAAGGAGTGCACCAGGCGTGGACGCTGCTGGTGCGACCGGGAAAACCGTTCAAGATTCTTAGAGTTGAAACCTCTTCTAACATCCTGAAAGCCGAAGTCATACCGATGAGCGACCCATCCAAGTACCGAATCGTCGTGAAGTACATGGGCAACGCGCCGATCGGAGGATTCCGAGAAGCGGTCATCGTCTACACCGACGATCCGGACCAACCTGAGATAAGAATTCCGGTTGAAGGCGTCGTCAGGTGA
- the prfB gene encoding peptide chain release factor 2, giving the protein MRSESIFDLDTLQNRISKLEKQSIQPGFWADSATAQLQMQKLTHLRNLTGPLETLKQQYDEILGYYELLSEEPDEDLEREADGLAAEFLSKLNKYELITLLSGEFDGRNALVEINAGAGGSEACDWAEMLYRLYSRWVQRRGFSMELLSQTPGDVTGYRRVHFKVTGEYAYGYLKSEAGVHRLVRISPFDAASRRHTSFAKLEVLPEIAPTEVKIDTDDLKVETLRASGAGGQHVNKTESAVRITHIPSGIVVNCQNERSQHKNRAAAMLVLASRLAELHRLKDAERLDRLRGDSGPAEWGRQIRSYVMQPYTMVKDHRTRYETGNVQAIMDGEIDDFIEAFLRLPKSGSAAKVE; this is encoded by the coding sequence ATGCGATCGGAGAGCATCTTTGACCTCGACACACTCCAAAACCGGATTTCCAAGCTAGAAAAGCAGTCCATCCAACCCGGATTTTGGGCGGATTCTGCTACAGCTCAGCTTCAAATGCAGAAGCTGACCCACCTGCGCAACCTTACTGGACCGCTGGAAACCCTAAAACAGCAATACGACGAAATCTTGGGTTACTACGAGCTGCTGTCCGAAGAACCGGACGAAGACCTGGAAAGGGAGGCGGACGGTCTAGCGGCGGAGTTCCTCTCGAAGCTGAACAAATACGAGTTGATAACCTTGTTGAGCGGCGAGTTCGACGGCAGAAACGCCCTTGTCGAAATAAATGCGGGGGCAGGCGGCTCCGAAGCGTGCGATTGGGCCGAGATGCTGTACCGGTTGTACTCAAGGTGGGTGCAGCGGCGCGGCTTCTCGATGGAGCTGTTGAGCCAGACGCCGGGTGACGTCACCGGGTATCGACGGGTTCATTTCAAGGTGACCGGCGAGTACGCCTACGGCTACCTGAAATCGGAAGCCGGCGTCCACCGCTTGGTTAGGATTTCGCCGTTCGACGCTGCGTCTCGGCGTCACACTTCGTTCGCCAAGCTGGAAGTGCTGCCGGAGATCGCGCCGACGGAAGTCAAGATAGATACTGATGATCTAAAGGTCGAAACGCTTCGCGCAAGCGGCGCCGGGGGCCAACACGTCAACAAGACGGAGAGCGCAGTGCGAATCACTCACATTCCGTCCGGAATTGTCGTCAACTGCCAGAACGAGCGAAGCCAGCATAAGAACCGAGCCGCGGCGATGCTGGTCTTGGCGTCCAGGCTCGCGGAGCTCCATCGGCTAAAGGACGCCGAAAGATTGGATCGATTGCGCGGAGATTCTGGGCCCGCAGAGTGGGGTCGCCAGATTCGTAGCTATGTCATGCAGCCGTACACCATGGTCAAGGATCATCGAACTCGGTACGAAACCGGGAATGTCCAGGCGATCATGGACGGCGAAATCGATGACTTCATCGAGGCCTTCTTGCGGTTGCCAAAGTCCGGTTCTGCCGCAAAGGTCGAGTAA